Proteins from a single region of Strix uralensis isolate ZFMK-TIS-50842 chromosome 12, bStrUra1, whole genome shotgun sequence:
- the DHX38 gene encoding pre-mRNA-splicing factor ATP-dependent RNA helicase PRP16 isoform X1 — MAEASEESLHRLAGTSPEAEAGGLVPRRRSAAAEQHVFKAPAPRASLLGLDVLAAQKRREREEEAAGGKRSRVSSYKDWEEGRDEAGSAEEEEAEEEEEGTGRSGRSARKDRHYRSVHVETPSYTGGVSEEFWERNRQRERERREHGVFASSKEEKERKKERSRDRDHDRKRDREERDRSRHSSRSERDGLSERSSRRSEPESPRHRPKDAATPSRSSWEEDDSGYSSARRSQWESPSPVPSCRDSERSHRASSLRDTDRRDRDRSVRSRYLDKTPLPTPSYKYNEWADDRRHLGATPRLSRGRGRRADGEEGIAFETEEERQQWEDDQRQADRDWYMMDEGYDEFHNPLAYSSEEYVKKREQHLHKQRQKRISAQRRQINEDNERWETNRMLTSGVVHRIEVDEDFEEDNSAKVHLLVHNLVPPFLDGRIVFTKQPEPVIPVKDATSDLAIIARKGSQLVRKHREQKERKRAQHKHWELAGTKLGDIMGIKKEEEKDEMVTEDGKVDYRTEQKFAEHMKEKSEASSEFAKKKSILEQRQYLPIFAVQQELLSILRDNSIVIVVGETGSGKTTQLTQYLHEDGYTDYGMIGCTQPRRVAAMSVAKRVSEEMGVRLGEEVGYAIRFEDCTSENTVIKYMTDGILLRESLREADLDNYSAIIMDEAHERSLNTDVLFGLLREVVARRSDLKLVVTSATMDADKFASFFGNVPIFHIPGRTFPVDILFSKTPQEDYVEAAVKQALQVHLSGAPGDILVFMPGQEDIEVTSEQIVEHLEELEKAPALAVLPIYSQLPSDLQAKIFQKAPDGVRKCIVATNIAETSLTVDGIMFVIDSGYCKLKVFNPRIGMDALQIYPISQANANQRAGRAGRTGPGHCFRLYTQSAYKNELLTTTVPEIQRTNLANVVLLLKSLGVQDLLQFHFMDPPPEDNMLNSMYQLWILGALDNTGGLTSTGRLMVEFPLDPALSKMLIVSCDMGCSSEILLIVSMLSVPAIFYRPKGREEESDQVREKFAVPESDHLTYLNVYLQWKNNSYSTLWCNQHFIHAKAMRKVREVRAQLKDIMVQQRMSLASCGTDWDIVRKCICAAYFHQAAKLKGIGEYVNIRTGMPCHLHPTSSLFGMGYTPDYIVYHELVMTTKEYMQCVTAVDGEWLAELGPMFYSIKHAGKSRQENRRRAKEEVSAMEEEMALAEEQLRARREEQERRNPLGSASATLIEIKQLPRSGWDKSESFFIPLRFNED, encoded by the exons ATGGCCGAGGCGAGCGAGGAGTCGCTGCACCGGCTGGCGGGGACGAGCCCGGAGGCCGAGGCCGGCGGGCTGGTCCCGCGGAGGCGCAGCGCCGCCGCCGAGCAGCACGTCTTCAAGGCGCCGGCGCCTCGGGCCTCCTTGTTGGGCCTGGACGTGCTGGCGGCGCAGAAGCGGCGGGAACGCGAGGAGGAGGCGGCCGGGGGAAAGCGGTCCCGGGTCTCGTCCTACAAGGACTGGGAAGAGGGCCGCGACGAGGCGGGCAgcgccgaggaggaggaggcggaggaggaggaagaggggaccGGTCGGAGCGGCCGGAGCGCTCGCAAGGACAG GCATTACCGTTCTGTCCACGTGGAAACGCCTTCCTACACAGGGGGTGTCAGCGAGGAGTTTTGGGAACGTAACCGGCAGCGGGAAAGGGAGCGTCGGGAACATGGTGTCTTTGCCTCCTCCAAGGAGGAGAAGGAACGAAAGAAGGAGCGCAGCAGGGATCGGGACCACGATCGGAAACGGGACCGCG AGGAGCGGGACAGAAGTCGTCACAGCAGCAGATCAGAGAGAGATGGCTTATCAGAGCGAAGCAGCAGGAGGAGTGAACCAGAGAGTCCCAGACATCGGCCCAAAG ATGCAGCCACGCCATCTCGCTCCAGCTGGGAGGAAGATGATAGTGGCTACAGCAGTGCCCGCCGCTCTCAGTGGGAATCTCCCTCCCCTGTGCCTTCCTGTCGAGACTCGGAGCGCAGCCACCGGGCATCGTCGCTGCGGGACACGGACCGGAGAGACCGGGACAG GTCCGTGAGGAGCAGGTACTTGGATAAGACGCCCTTACCTACCCCGTCGTACAAATACAATGAGTGGGCTGACGACCGGAGGCACCTGGGGGCCACGCCGCGGCTGTCCAGAGGGAGAG GGCGGCGTGCGGACGGGGAGGAGGGAATCGCCTTTGAGACGGAGGAGGAGCGGCAGCAGTGGGAGGACGACCAGCGG caaGCGGATCGGGACTGGTACATGATGGACGAGGGCTACGACGAGTTTCACAACCCCTTGGCCTACTCCTCCGAGGAGTACGTGAAGAAGCGGGAGCAGCACTTGCACAAGCAGAGGCAGAAGCGCATCTCGGCGCAGCGGCGGCAGATCAATGAG GATAACGAGCGCTGGGAGACGAATCGCATGCTGACCAGTGGTGTCGTTCATCGGATTGAAGTGGACGAAGATTTTGAGGAGGATAACTCTGCTAAAGTGCATCTGTTGGTGCACAACCTGGTGCCCCCTTTCCTGGATGGAAGGATTGTCTTCACCAAGCAG CCAGAGCCAGTCATCCCTGTCAAGGATGCCACCTCAGATTTGGCCATCATTGCCCGGAAAGGCAGCCAGCTGGTGCGCAAGCACAGGGAGCAGAAGGAGCGTAAGAGG GCTCAGCATAAGCACTGGGAGCTGGCAGGCACAAAACTGGGAGATATTATGGGGAtcaagaaagaggaggagaaggacgAGATGGTGACAGAAGATGGCAAAGTGGATTACAG GACTGAGCAGAAGTTTGCCgaacacatgaaagaaaaaagcgAAGCCAGCAGTGAGTTCGCCAAGAAGAAATCAATCCTGGAGCAGAGACAGTATCTGCCCATCTTTGctgtgcagcaggagctgctctccaTCCTCAG agaCAACAGCATCGTGATTGTGGTGGGGGAGACAGGGAGCGGGAAGACGACTCAGCTGACGCAGTACCTCCACGAGGACGGCTACACGGACTACGGCATGATTGGCTGTACGCAGCCGCGCAGGGTGGCGGCCATGTCGGTCGCCAAGCGGGTCAGTGAGGAGATGGGGGTGCGTCTGGGGGAGGAG GTGGGCTACGCCATCCGCTTTGAGGACTGCACGTCCGAGAACACGGTGATCAAATACATGACAGATGGGATTCTTCTGCGGGAGTCACTGCGAGAGGCTGACCTGGACAACTACAGCGCCATCATCATGGACGAGGCGCACGAGCGCTCGCTCAACACTGACGTGCTCTTTGGCCTGCTTCGGGAG GTGGTGGCCCGACGCTCAGATCTGAAGCTTGTTGTCACCTCGGCCACCATGGATGCAGATAAATTTGCCTCCTTCTTTGGGAACGTTCCCATCTTCCACATTCCTGGGCGCACTTTCCCTGTTGATATTCTCTTCAGCAAG ACCCCACAGGAGGATTATGTGGAGGCTGCAGTGAAACAGGCCCTGCAGGTGCATTTGTCTGGTGCTCCTGGAGACATCCTCGTCTTCATGCCTGGCCAGGAGGACATAGAG GTGACCTCAGAGCAAATCGTGGAGCACCTTGAGGAGCTGGAGAAGGCGCCTGCTCTGGCTGTACTGCCTATCTATTCTCAGCTACCCTCGGACCTGCAGGCCAAGATCTTCCAGAAG GCTCCGGACGGTGTCAGGAAGTGCATCGTTGCAACCAACATCGCAGAGACCTCGCTGACGGTGGACGGCATCATGTTTGTCATCGACTCTGGCTACTGCAAGTTGAAG GTTTTCAACCCCCGCATAGGCATGGATGCGCTGCAGATCTACCCCATCAGTCAAGCCAATGCCAACCAGAGGGCAGGCCGAGCTGGCCGAACGGGCCCAGGACACTGCTTCAG GCTCTACACCCAGAGTGCCTACAAGAACGAGCTGCTGACAACCACGGTGCCTGAGATCCAGCGCACCAACCTTGCCAACGTCGTGCTTTTGCTGAAGTCCCTGGGTGTGCAGGACCTGCTGCAGTTCCACTTCATGGATCCGCCCCCTGAGGACAACATGCTGAACTCCATGTACCAGTTGTGGATCCTGGGGGCCCTGGATAACACAG GTGGCCTGACCTCAACAGGGCGTCTCATGGTGGAGTTCCCACTGGATCCCGCGCTCTCCAAAATGCTCATTGTCTCCTGCGATATGGGTTGCAGCTCTGAGATCTTGCTCATTGTCTCCATGTTGTCTGTGCCTGCCATCTTTTATCGGCCTAAG GGCCGAGAGGAGGAGAGTGACCAAGTGCGGGAGAAATTTGCTGTTCCAGAGAGCGATCACTTGACTTATCTGAATGTTTATCTGCAGTGGAAGAACAACAGCTATTCTACGCTGTGGTGCAACCAGCACTTCATCCACGCCAAGGCCATGCGGAAG GTGCGGGAGGTGCGTGCCCAGCTCAAGGACATCATGGTGCAGCAGCGGATGAGCCTGGCGTCCTGTGGGACTGACTGGGACATTGTCAGGAAGTGCATCTGTGCTGCCTATTTCCACCAGGCTGCAAAGCTGAAG GGCATCGGGGAGTACGTGAACATCCGCACCGGCATGCCCTGCCACCTGCACCCCACCAGCTCTCTGTTTGGCATGGGCTACACGCCAGACTACATCGTCTATCATGAGCTGGTCATGACCACCAAG GAATACATGCAGTGTGTCACTGCCGTGGATGGAGAGTGGCTGGCGGAGCTGGGCCCCATGTTCTATAGTATCAAACACGCCGGCAAGTCACGCCAG GAGAACCGCCGCCGCGCCAAGGAGGAGGTGTCTGCCATGGAGGAGGAGATGGCTTTGGCTGAGGAGCAGCTGCGTGCGCGCCGGGAGGAGCAGGAGCGCCGCAACCCGCTGGGCAGCGCGAG TGCCACGTTAATTGAAATTAAACAGCTGCCACGTTCTGGCTGGGACAAAAGTGAATCCTTTTTCATTCCCCTCCGGTTTAATGAAGACTGA